A part of Deinococcus aerius genomic DNA contains:
- the rplS gene encoding 50S ribosomal protein L19, which yields MQSTVKVNRGAILRAVEQPHIKTEHPEFQPGDTVRVETKVVEGNRTRNQAFEGVVIAINGTGSRRSFTVRKISFGEGVERVFPFSSPLIARVTVLERGKVRRAKLYYLRELRGKAARIKSDRSRVMKDAARANQAKAAANAAETATEAQSDFTPVETLGE from the coding sequence ATGCAGAGCACCGTGAAAGTGAACCGTGGGGCCATCCTGCGCGCCGTCGAGCAGCCCCACATCAAGACTGAGCACCCCGAGTTCCAGCCCGGCGACACCGTGCGCGTCGAGACGAAGGTGGTCGAGGGCAACCGCACCCGCAACCAGGCCTTTGAGGGCGTGGTCATCGCCATCAACGGCACGGGCAGCCGCAGGAGCTTCACCGTCCGCAAGATTTCCTTCGGCGAGGGCGTGGAGCGTGTGTTCCCCTTCAGCAGCCCCTTGATCGCCCGCGTCACCGTGCTGGAGCGCGGCAAGGTGCGCCGCGCCAAGCTGTACTACCTGCGCGAGCTGCGCGGCAAGGCCGCCCGCATCAAGAGCGACCGCAGCCGCGTGATGAAGGACGCCGCCCGCGCCAACCAGGCGAAGGCGGCGGCGAATGCCGCCGAGACGGCCACCGAGGCCCAGAGCGATTTCACGCCCGTCGAGACGCTCGGCGAGTAA
- the lipB gene encoding lipoyl(octanoyl) transferase LipB — protein MRDAPFGVLDLGLLPYREAWDVQHEHHARVAAGGRPTLLLVEHPPVLTLGRKAKEGTNIIVTREYLAAQGIEVLEVERGGDVTYHGPGQLVAYAIFPVGRRVQDFLRLLEGATIEALRELGLPDARPNPGYAGVYVDPREINGREYEQKIASFGVAVQRNVALHGLALNVTTNLGHFDLIVPCGLSGTQMTSIEREYELRGIHRRASVNEAKHALTRAFHTTFETYDWTLPEPAGAAPAVTGSHA, from the coding sequence GTGAGAGACGCTCCGTTTGGCGTGCTGGACCTGGGGCTGCTCCCCTACCGGGAGGCGTGGGACGTGCAGCATGAGCACCACGCGCGGGTGGCGGCGGGCGGGCGGCCCACGCTGCTCCTCGTCGAACACCCCCCCGTGCTCACGCTGGGCCGCAAGGCGAAGGAGGGCACGAACATCATCGTGACGCGCGAGTACCTCGCCGCCCAGGGCATCGAGGTGCTGGAGGTCGAGCGCGGCGGTGACGTGACGTACCACGGCCCCGGCCAGCTCGTCGCCTACGCGATCTTTCCGGTCGGAAGGCGGGTGCAGGACTTCCTGCGGTTGCTGGAGGGCGCGACCATTGAGGCGCTGCGGGAACTCGGTCTGCCCGACGCGCGGCCCAACCCCGGCTACGCGGGCGTGTACGTGGACCCGCGCGAGATCAACGGACGCGAGTACGAGCAGAAGATCGCGTCCTTCGGCGTGGCGGTGCAGCGGAACGTCGCCCTGCACGGCCTCGCGCTCAACGTCACGACCAACCTTGGGCACTTCGACCTCATTGTCCCGTGTGGCCTCTCGGGCACGCAGATGACGAGCATTGAGCGCGAGTACGAGTTGCGCGGCATTCACCGCAGGGCCAGCGTGAACGAGGCCAAGCACGCCCTCACCCGCGCCTTTCACACCACCTTCGAGACCTACGACTGGACGCTCCCGGAACCCGCCGGGGCCGCCCCCGCCGTCACAGGGAGCCACGCATGA
- the lipA gene encoding lipoyl synthase, whose protein sequence is MTQPNPEPRFIKNGIYRKDSVPVRDKKPEWLKVTIPTGQVYGEVRKIVKEHRLHTVCEEAMCPNIGECWSRGTATFMLMGHICTRACRFCAVDTGNPMGKLDLDEPASVADSVRLMGLKYVVLTSVDRDDLPDGGAYHFAKTVQAIKRVNPETRVEALTPDFGGNPHCVDLVLESGVDVYAQNLETVRRLTHPVRDIRASYERTLGVLAHAKKSRPDVITKTSIMLGLGETREELREAMADCRAHGVDVLTFGQYLRPTMHHLPVERYVSPAEFDEIREEGMAMGFLEVVAGPLVRSSYKAEQIVMDKPGNLPDHLAHLEGGEQLNLI, encoded by the coding sequence ATGACCCAGCCCAACCCGGAACCCCGTTTCATCAAGAACGGCATCTACCGCAAGGACAGTGTTCCCGTCCGCGACAAGAAGCCCGAGTGGCTCAAGGTCACCATCCCGACCGGGCAGGTGTACGGCGAGGTCCGCAAGATCGTCAAGGAACACCGGCTGCACACCGTCTGCGAGGAGGCGATGTGCCCCAACATCGGCGAGTGCTGGAGCCGCGGCACCGCCACCTTCATGCTGATGGGCCACATCTGCACCCGCGCCTGCCGCTTCTGCGCGGTGGACACCGGCAACCCGATGGGCAAGCTCGACCTCGACGAGCCCGCCAGCGTGGCCGACTCTGTGCGCCTGATGGGCCTGAAGTACGTCGTGCTGACCTCCGTGGACCGCGACGACCTGCCCGACGGCGGGGCGTACCACTTCGCCAAGACCGTTCAGGCGATCAAGCGCGTGAACCCCGAAACACGCGTGGAGGCGCTGACGCCCGACTTCGGCGGCAACCCGCACTGCGTGGACCTCGTGCTGGAAAGCGGCGTGGACGTGTACGCCCAGAACCTGGAGACGGTGCGCCGCCTGACCCACCCGGTGCGCGACATCCGCGCAAGTTACGAGCGCACCCTGGGCGTCCTCGCGCACGCCAAGAAGAGCCGCCCCGACGTTATTACCAAGACGAGCATCATGCTGGGCCTGGGCGAGACGCGCGAGGAGCTGCGCGAGGCGATGGCCGACTGCCGGGCGCACGGCGTGGACGTGCTCACCTTCGGCCAGTACCTGCGCCCCACCATGCACCACCTGCCCGTCGAACGCTACGTCTCCCCCGCCGAGTTCGATGAGATTCGGGAAGAGGGGATGGCGATGGGCTTCCTGGAGGTCGTCGCCGGTCCGCTGGTCCGCTCCTCGTACAAGGCCGAGCAGATCGTGATGGACAAGCCCGGGAATCTGCCTGACCACCTCGCCCATCTGGAGGGTGGGGAGCAGCTCAACCTGATCTAA
- a CDS encoding DUF427 domain-containing protein — MKAIWNGQVIAESDDTVVVEGNHYFPRQSVRSEYLQASPTHTVCPWKGTASYYTLRVDGQENADAAWFYPEPKEAARQIAGRVAFWRGVQVTGS, encoded by the coding sequence ATGAAAGCCATCTGGAACGGCCAGGTCATCGCCGAGTCCGACGACACGGTGGTCGTGGAGGGCAATCATTATTTCCCCCGCCAGAGCGTGAGGTCGGAGTATCTGCAGGCGAGCCCGACCCACACCGTCTGCCCCTGGAAGGGCACTGCGTCGTACTACACCCTGCGTGTGGACGGCCAGGAGAACGCGGACGCCGCCTGGTTCTACCCCGAGCCCAAGGAGGCCGCGCGGCAGATCGCGGGGAGGGTCGCCTTCTGGCGCGGAGTTCAGGTCACCGGGAGTTGA
- a CDS encoding alpha-amylase family glycosyl hydrolase → MKRFQKVGRSGALAALTLSLSACGVFKAPEPGGNARAWQDEVIYFAMTDRFANGNTANDNGPNRNEGDRADRTNPLAWHGGDFAGLKAKIEEGYFKRMGFTAIWISPVVLQVPAIAGPKTGPNKDKLFAGYHGYWAEDFFKVDPHFGTLDEYKALVQTAHRNNIKIIQDIVVNHAGYDSTLTKTHPEWFHTDNPDGNPATNDGDCQKSANKDQDCPLAGLPDFKQELPEVTKYLNDFVNYWRNETGIDGLRIDTMKHVPDSYWKQFFAAGGPGDPSKIWSVGEVFNGDPNFLAHYMNDLGSPSVFDFALYFAIKDQLSSAGGDLGRVADVFARDGVYQDPTRLTTFVDNHDVRRFVSEVQERGGTAAQASERLDLALSLIYTSRGTPSVYQGTEIAQIGLGDPYDYPTGQGNREDMNFAALSQSSIDERLAALAAARAKYRALTRGAQQELWRPNGGASILAYRRVVTDGKGGQPVVVVINNGDTPVDLSTLSGGGIPLLGTFGGTTLTEITGRASGLSVSGGKLVGTVPARSALAVTAPAGSGSTGTVNPSLPEVTGLSARAGDSAVQLTWTASTDPNVTGYRIYARTGNGQERLLNFAPLPKDQTTYLASGLPNDQDTTFRVVTVDAQGAESRGASVKATPSSKNTVKVTFTVDARSQGNGPVELRRFDTGSQVEYPMTQVSRGIWKTDIDLPLFREIKFKFGNDGPAAKNSGYEGPGQPDRSYTVGTNGNTYTGTYDFITQPVPQTTIEGKVTGAGTPLANALVEATTANPDLNYAITFPDGTYTMFVPAGTQTLRATANGYQAAQRQATSPNTGVNIDLAPVLAAPKYTVDGNLSDWKTPKVSLQSPNAGEFGANNNWLTLQADSDANYLYLAYTYLVEGDNSTILYLDTKTGGAAQADNFEAWKRAATFKGSMGGVDAFVARYKDQSAELRLVNSDTATPQVSASSYTVATSGALPNQTVELAIPWSALGLSGAPTNGVNVVGGIFGGDGYGAGDIVPNTTSTPPGANTIGTDAEQRRATFTQPLNVK, encoded by the coding sequence ATGAAACGTTTCCAGAAGGTGGGGCGCAGCGGCGCCCTGGCAGCCTTGACGTTATCCCTGTCCGCCTGCGGCGTCTTCAAGGCTCCCGAGCCGGGGGGCAACGCCCGCGCCTGGCAGGACGAGGTGATCTACTTCGCCATGACCGACCGTTTCGCCAACGGGAACACGGCGAACGACAACGGCCCGAACCGCAACGAGGGCGACCGCGCCGACAGGACCAACCCCCTCGCCTGGCACGGCGGCGACTTCGCGGGGCTGAAGGCGAAGATCGAGGAGGGCTATTTCAAGCGCATGGGCTTCACCGCGATCTGGATCAGCCCGGTGGTCCTGCAGGTTCCGGCCATCGCGGGGCCGAAGACGGGGCCGAACAAGGACAAGCTCTTCGCGGGCTACCACGGCTACTGGGCCGAGGACTTCTTCAAGGTCGACCCGCACTTCGGCACGCTGGACGAGTACAAGGCACTGGTCCAGACGGCGCACCGGAACAACATCAAGATCATTCAGGACATCGTGGTCAATCACGCGGGGTACGACTCGACGCTGACGAAGACGCACCCGGAGTGGTTCCATACCGACAACCCGGACGGCAATCCGGCGACGAACGACGGTGATTGCCAGAAGTCGGCAAACAAGGACCAGGACTGCCCCCTGGCCGGGCTGCCCGACTTCAAGCAGGAGTTGCCGGAGGTCACGAAGTATCTCAACGACTTCGTGAATTACTGGCGCAATGAAACGGGCATCGACGGGCTGCGGATCGACACGATGAAGCATGTGCCCGACAGCTACTGGAAACAGTTTTTCGCGGCGGGCGGGCCGGGGGACCCCTCCAAGATCTGGTCGGTCGGCGAGGTGTTCAACGGCGACCCGAATTTCCTGGCGCACTACATGAACGACCTGGGCTCGCCCAGCGTGTTCGACTTCGCGCTGTACTTCGCCATCAAGGACCAGTTGTCGAGCGCGGGCGGCGATCTGGGGCGGGTGGCCGACGTGTTCGCGCGGGACGGCGTGTACCAGGACCCCACGCGTCTGACGACCTTTGTGGACAACCACGACGTGCGCCGCTTCGTGAGCGAGGTGCAGGAGCGCGGCGGGACGGCGGCGCAGGCGAGCGAGCGCCTCGACCTCGCCCTGAGCCTGATCTACACCTCGCGCGGCACGCCCAGCGTGTACCAGGGCACCGAGATCGCGCAGATCGGGCTGGGCGACCCCTACGACTACCCCACCGGCCAGGGCAACCGCGAGGACATGAACTTTGCGGCCCTCTCGCAGAGCAGCATCGATGAGCGGCTGGCGGCCCTGGCCGCGGCCCGCGCGAAGTACCGGGCGCTGACCCGCGGCGCGCAGCAGGAGCTGTGGCGCCCCAACGGTGGAGCGTCCATCCTCGCCTACCGCCGGGTCGTGACGGACGGCAAGGGCGGGCAACCCGTCGTTGTGGTCATCAACAATGGGGACACGCCCGTGGACCTCTCCACCCTGAGCGGGGGCGGCATTCCGCTGCTGGGCACCTTCGGCGGGACGACGCTGACGGAGATCACCGGGCGGGCCAGTGGCCTGAGCGTGAGCGGCGGGAAGCTGGTGGGTACGGTCCCGGCCCGCTCCGCCCTCGCAGTGACGGCCCCGGCGGGCAGCGGCAGCACGGGCACGGTGAACCCCAGCTTGCCGGAGGTGACGGGGCTGAGCGCCAGGGCCGGGGACAGCGCGGTGCAATTGACCTGGACGGCCTCCACCGACCCGAATGTCACGGGCTACCGCATCTACGCCCGCACCGGAAACGGGCAGGAGCGGCTGCTGAACTTCGCGCCGCTGCCCAAGGATCAGACCACCTACCTCGCCTCGGGCCTTCCCAATGACCAGGACACGACCTTCCGGGTGGTCACGGTGGACGCGCAGGGCGCCGAGAGTAGGGGCGCCAGCGTGAAGGCCACGCCCAGCAGCAAGAACACGGTCAAGGTAACCTTCACGGTGGACGCCCGCAGCCAGGGCAACGGCCCGGTCGAGCTGCGCCGCTTCGACACGGGCTCGCAGGTCGAGTACCCCATGACGCAGGTGAGCCGCGGCATCTGGAAGACGGATATCGACCTTCCGCTGTTCCGGGAGATCAAGTTCAAATTCGGCAATGACGGTCCCGCCGCCAAGAACAGCGGCTACGAGGGTCCCGGGCAGCCCGACCGGAGCTACACCGTGGGAACGAACGGGAACACCTACACCGGCACGTACGACTTCATCACCCAGCCGGTGCCGCAGACCACCATCGAGGGCAAGGTGACGGGGGCGGGGACGCCGCTGGCCAACGCGCTCGTAGAAGCGACGACGGCCAACCCCGATCTGAACTACGCGATCACCTTCCCGGACGGCACGTACACGATGTTCGTCCCGGCGGGCACCCAGACGCTGCGGGCCACGGCGAATGGCTACCAGGCCGCCCAGAGGCAGGCGACTTCACCGAACACCGGCGTGAATATTGACCTCGCACCGGTCCTGGCAGCCCCCAAGTACACCGTTGACGGCAACCTGAGCGACTGGAAGACGCCCAAGGTCAGCCTACAGAGCCCGAATGCGGGAGAGTTCGGTGCGAACAACAACTGGCTGACCCTCCAGGCGGACAGTGATGCTAACTACCTGTACCTGGCGTACACGTACCTGGTCGAGGGGGACAACAGCACCATCCTCTACCTGGATACGAAGACGGGTGGCGCCGCACAGGCCGACAATTTCGAGGCTTGGAAACGGGCGGCGACCTTCAAAGGGAGCATGGGGGGCGTGGACGCCTTTGTCGCCCGATACAAGGATCAGTCCGCTGAACTCCGACTCGTGAACAGCGACACGGCAACGCCTCAAGTCTCCGCGAGCAGTTACACGGTCGCTACTTCCGGAGCCCTGCCGAATCAGACCGTTGAGCTGGCAATCCCCTGGTCCGCCCTGGGCCTGAGCGGCGCCCCCACGAATGGCGTGAACGTGGTCGGCGGCATTTTCGGCGGGGACGGCTACGGCGCGGGTGACATCGTGCCCAATACCACCAGCACCCCGCCCGGCGCCAACACCATCGGCACGGATGCCGAGCAGCGCCGCGCCACCTTCACCCAGCCCCTCAACGTGAAGTGA
- a CDS encoding DUF47 domain-containing protein, with the protein MVLSRFMPKNPQFSAKFAEAARNAHATAQALVDLLENYTDVEAKVRRVRDLEHEGDRITGEITNMLASSFIVPFDREDIIALNSELDDLVDDMEDAARKLSLYGVERPLPEMARLARVVEQQCALLAQGMPLIEDTGRVQELAALARQIRTLEDEGDTISDEVQRTLYQGVTDVPGMIRAMRGGEIVNLIEDASDQAQRVAKTVESILLKNA; encoded by the coding sequence ATGGTGCTGTCAAGATTCATGCCGAAGAACCCGCAATTCAGCGCGAAGTTCGCTGAAGCCGCCCGCAACGCGCACGCCACCGCCCAGGCCCTGGTGGACCTGCTGGAGAACTACACCGACGTGGAGGCCAAGGTGCGCCGGGTGCGCGACCTGGAACACGAGGGGGACCGGATTACCGGCGAGATCACGAATATGCTCGCCTCGTCGTTCATCGTGCCCTTCGACCGCGAGGACATCATCGCGCTGAACAGCGAACTCGACGACCTCGTGGACGACATGGAGGACGCGGCGCGCAAGCTCAGCCTCTACGGGGTCGAGCGCCCCCTGCCGGAGATGGCGCGGCTCGCGCGGGTGGTCGAGCAGCAGTGCGCGCTGCTGGCCCAGGGGATGCCGCTGATCGAGGACACGGGGCGCGTGCAGGAACTCGCGGCGCTGGCGCGGCAGATTCGCACCCTGGAGGACGAGGGCGACACCATCAGCGACGAGGTGCAGCGCACCCTCTACCAGGGCGTGACCGACGTGCCGGGCATGATCCGGGCGATGCGCGGCGGCGAGATCGTGAACCTGATCGAGGACGCCTCCGACCAGGCGCAGCGGGTGGCGAAGACCGTCGAGAGCATCCTGCTCAAGAACGCGTGA
- a CDS encoding inorganic phosphate transporter — MELALIGLIVILALALAFDFINGFHDTANAIATSVATKVLTPAQAIGMAAVMNVVGALTGTAVAKTIATDIVPQRFATLELVGAALLSAVFWNLYTWWRGLPSSSSHALIFSLVGAGVAAGGWGIIVPKGVTKTLTGLVTSPVLGFLVPIVLMALLSWLVLRHMRPRSVTRNFRWLQIFSAAFMAFSHGGNDAQKTMGIMTFALSAYFGAQLDHVPLWVILSAAAAMGLGTAVGGWRIIRTMGFKVVDLKPVDGFVAETSAALIIETASRLGIPVSTTHTISTSIMGVGTTKGFRKVKWQVAGRIVQAWVLTIPVCIVLGWAIHKLILLTGV; from the coding sequence ATGGAACTTGCCCTGATCGGCCTGATCGTCATCCTCGCGCTGGCGCTCGCCTTCGACTTCATCAACGGCTTTCACGACACCGCCAACGCCATCGCTACCTCGGTCGCCACCAAGGTCCTCACCCCCGCCCAGGCCATCGGCATGGCCGCCGTGATGAACGTGGTCGGGGCGCTGACCGGCACCGCCGTCGCCAAAACCATCGCCACCGACATCGTGCCGCAGCGTTTCGCCACCCTGGAACTCGTGGGGGCAGCCCTGCTCAGCGCCGTCTTCTGGAACCTGTACACCTGGTGGAGGGGCCTGCCCAGTTCTTCCAGCCACGCGCTGATCTTCAGCCTGGTGGGGGCGGGCGTCGCGGCGGGCGGCTGGGGCATCATCGTCCCCAAGGGCGTGACGAAGACGCTCACGGGCCTGGTGACCAGCCCGGTCCTGGGCTTCCTGGTGCCCATCGTGCTGATGGCGCTGCTCTCCTGGCTGGTGCTGCGCCACATGCGGCCCCGGTCGGTCACCCGCAACTTCCGCTGGCTCCAGATTTTCAGCGCCGCCTTCATGGCCTTCTCGCACGGCGGCAACGACGCGCAAAAGACGATGGGCATCATGACCTTCGCCCTGAGCGCGTATTTCGGCGCCCAGCTCGACCACGTGCCCCTGTGGGTGATCCTCTCGGCCGCCGCCGCAATGGGCCTGGGCACCGCCGTGGGTGGCTGGCGCATCATCCGCACGATGGGCTTCAAGGTCGTGGACCTCAAGCCGGTGGACGGCTTCGTGGCGGAGACGAGCGCCGCCCTCATCATCGAGACCGCCAGCCGCCTGGGAATTCCGGTGAGCACCACGCACACCATCAGCACGAGCATCATGGGTGTGGGCACCACCAAGGGTTTTCGCAAGGTGAAGTGGCAGGTCGCCGGGCGCATCGTGCAGGCGTGGGTCTTGACCATTCCGGTGTGCATCGTGCTGGGCTGGGCCATCCACAAGCTGATCCTGCTGACCGGCGTGTGA
- a CDS encoding cobalamin-binding protein, giving the protein MTDARPSPRIASLLPSATDLLFDLGLGESVVAVSHSCDHPGAVGRPVLTRSIVDASAPQAEIDRAVSEAVREGRALYQVDGELLDRLNPDLVVTQGVCEVCAVTPGTIETAVRYLPGCLPAAQVLSLEGRSVTGILEDVLALAQAAGVGERGAALAREAQTRWEAVLPVPHAPRVLTLEWVDPPFYGGHWVPEQVERAGGVNVLGAAGTDSGRTSWQQVTALAPDVTVVMCCGYGLAENVAFARTLLDRSDPRAVHGGQVWAVDAGALFSRPSLGVVRGAEVLAALLRGQACEGESVRLS; this is encoded by the coding sequence ATGACGGACGCCCGCCCCTCCCCCCGCATCGCCAGCCTGCTCCCCAGCGCCACCGACCTGCTGTTCGACCTCGGCTTGGGGGAGAGCGTCGTCGCCGTCAGCCACTCCTGCGACCATCCCGGCGCAGTGGGGCGGCCCGTCCTGACCCGCTCCATCGTGGACGCCTCGGCACCGCAGGCGGAGATCGACCGCGCCGTCAGCGAGGCGGTGCGGGAGGGCCGCGCCCTGTATCAGGTGGACGGCGAGCTGCTGGACCGCCTGAACCCGGACCTCGTGGTCACACAGGGGGTGTGCGAGGTGTGCGCCGTCACGCCGGGGACCATCGAGACGGCGGTACGTTACCTGCCCGGTTGCCTGCCCGCCGCACAGGTCTTGAGCCTGGAGGGCCGCAGCGTCACCGGGATTCTGGAAGACGTGCTGGCGCTGGCCCAGGCCGCCGGGGTGGGGGAGAGGGGCGCCGCACTCGCCAGGGAGGCGCAGACCCGCTGGGAGGCCGTCTTGCCGGTCCCCCACGCCCCGCGCGTCCTGACGCTGGAGTGGGTGGACCCTCCCTTTTACGGCGGCCACTGGGTCCCCGAGCAGGTGGAGCGCGCGGGCGGCGTGAACGTGCTGGGGGCGGCGGGCACCGATTCGGGGCGGACCTCCTGGCAACAGGTGACGGCCCTCGCCCCAGACGTGACCGTGGTGATGTGCTGCGGGTACGGGCTGGCCGAGAACGTCGCTTTTGCCCGCACCCTGCTCGACCGAAGCGACCCCCGTGCTGTGCATGGGGGGCAGGTCTGGGCCGTTGACGCTGGCGCCCTCTTCAGCCGCCCCAGCCTGGGCGTGGTGCGCGGCGCGGAGGTCCTGGCCGCCCTCCTGCGGGGCCAGGCGTGCGAGGGTGAGAGCGTGCGCCTGTCTTAA
- a CDS encoding type III pantothenate kinase has product MPASSFPLLAVDIGNTSTVLGLADESLALTHTWRVRTNRDMLPDDLALQLHGLFGLAGAAAPRSAVLSSVAPPVGQNYALALRRHFRVEPFEVSAESLPDVTVELDQPSAVGADRLCNLFGAEKYLGASEYAVVVDFGTSTNFDVIGRGRRFIGGILATGAQVSADALFARAAKLPRIALEAPRTAIGKNTVHALQSGLVFGYAEMVDGLLRRIRAELPAPAVAVATGGFARTVEGICREIDHYDETLTLRGLVELWASRESVGG; this is encoded by the coding sequence GTGCCCGCCTCCTCCTTCCCCCTCCTCGCCGTGGACATCGGCAACACGAGCACCGTGCTGGGTCTGGCGGACGAGAGCCTGGCCCTGACCCACACCTGGCGCGTCCGCACCAACCGCGACATGCTGCCCGACGACCTGGCGCTGCAACTGCACGGCCTCTTCGGCTTGGCGGGCGCTGCTGCCCCCCGCTCCGCCGTGCTGAGCAGCGTCGCGCCCCCCGTCGGGCAGAACTACGCCCTCGCCCTGCGCCGCCACTTCCGGGTCGAGCCGTTCGAGGTCAGCGCCGAGAGCCTCCCCGACGTGACGGTCGAACTGGACCAGCCCTCTGCCGTCGGGGCCGACCGTCTGTGCAACCTCTTCGGGGCGGAGAAGTATCTCGGCGCCTCCGAATACGCCGTGGTCGTGGATTTCGGGACGAGTACCAACTTCGACGTGATTGGGCGGGGCCGCCGTTTTATCGGGGGCATCCTCGCCACCGGGGCGCAGGTCAGCGCCGACGCCCTCTTCGCCCGGGCCGCGAAGCTGCCGCGCATCGCGCTGGAGGCCCCGCGAACCGCCATCGGCAAGAACACGGTCCACGCCCTCCAGTCGGGGCTCGTCTTCGGCTACGCCGAGATGGTGGACGGCCTGCTGCGCCGCATCCGCGCCGAACTTCCAGCTCCCGCCGTCGCCGTCGCCACCGGGGGCTTCGCCCGCACCGTCGAGGGCATCTGCCGCGAGATCGACCATTACGACGAGACGCTGACCCTGCGCGGGCTGGTGGAGCTGTGGGCCAGCCGCGAGAGCGTGGGCGGTTAG